In one window of Fragaria vesca subsp. vesca unplaced genomic scaffold, FraVesHawaii_1.0 scf0513155, whole genome shotgun sequence DNA:
- the LOC101297608 gene encoding probable xyloglucan endotransglucosylase/hydrolase protein 23-like: protein MVSAYSSSSSNVSALFIFLFMMSTSMVALGGKFYEDFYITWGTQNAKMLDYGQLLTLSLDNVTGSAFESYNQYMYVKIDMQIKLVPGNSAGTVTTFYLSSTGAYHDEIDFEFLGNVTGQPYILHTNVFCQGKGNREQQFYLWFDPTADFHTYSILWNPLNIVFLVDGIPIRQFKNLESFGISYPKYQPMKLYSSLWNADNWATRGGLEKIDWTQAPFTASYRNFNADSNSHGSWYWTEVDYAGKGQMQWVKNNYMIYNYCTDAKRFRFGFAPECYLTDLS from the exons ATGGTTTCtgcttattcttcttcttcttccaatgTTTCGGCCTTGTTCATTTTCCTCTTCATGATGAGCACTTCCATGGTTGCCTTGGGCGGCAAGTTTTATGAAGATTTCTACATAACATGGGGAACGCAGAATGCTAAAATGCTCGATTATGGGCAGCTCTTGACTCTCTCCCTCGACAATGTCACTGGCTCGGCTTTTGAATCCTACAatcaatatatgtatgtaaagATAGACATGCAAATCAAGCTTGTTCCCGGAAACTCCGCTGGTACCGTCACTACATTCTAC TTATCCTCAACAGGAGCCTATCATGATGAGATAGACTTCGAATTCCTGGGAAATGTTACTGGTCAGCCTTACATTCTTCACACGAATGTCTTTTGCCAAGGAAAGGGCAACAGAGAGCAGCAATTCTACCTTTGGTTTGATCCTACTGCCGATTTCCACACCTATTCTATACTATGGAATCCCCTAAACATTGT CTTCTTGGTTGATGGCATTCCCATTAGACAGTTCAAGAACCTGGAGTCCTTTGGTATTTCATATCCCAAATACCAGCCTATGAAGCTATACTCCAGTCTCTGGAATGCGGATAACTGGGCTACAAGAGGTGGACTGGAGAAGATAGATTGGACCCAAGCACCCTTTACTGCATCTTACAGGAACTTCAATGCTGATTCCAATTCCCATGGATCATGGTACTGGACGGAGGTGGACTACGCAGGTAAAGGGCAGATGCAATGGGTGAAAAATAACTATATGATCTACAACTACTGCACCGACGCAAAGCGATTCCGCTTCGGGTTTGCTCCTGAATGTTACTTGACTGATCTGTCCTAG
- the LOC101314050 gene encoding nicotianamine synthase-like produces the protein MASLQITNMESQIPAELLISHIMQLHASISKLDSLRPSKQVNSLFTQLVKLCTLPSSVDVHDLPEEVQIMRESLINLCGRAEGLLELEFATLLGKTSQPMNNLNLFPYYGNYVLLANLENKILNDSGVVHPNKVAFIGSGPMPLTSIVMATHHMKSTHFDNFDIDDKANEVALRIVASDAELEKRMKFETRDIMKVRERLAEYDCIFLAALVGMNKEDKVKILGHIRKYMKEGSFLLVRSAKGARAFLYPVIEEHDLPGFELLTIFHPKNEVINSVVLVRKPKF, from the coding sequence ATGGCTTCTctccaaatcaccaacatGGAATCCCAAATTCCTGCTGAGCTTCTCATTTCTCACATCATGCAACTCCATGCAAGCATATCCAAGCTCGACTCCCTTCGCCCTTCGAAGCAAGTCAACTCCCTCTTCACTCAGCTGGTCAAGTTGTGCACTCTTCCATCTTCGGTGGATGTTCACGACTTACCCGAAGAGGTCCAAATTATGCGCGAGAGTCTCATCAATCTCTGCGGCCGAGCTGAAGGTCTGTTGGAGCTTGAGTTTGCCACACTCCTAGGCAAAACCTCTCAACCCATGAACAACCTTAATCTTTTCCCCTACTATGGTAATTATGTCCTGCTGGCCAATTTGGAGAACAAAATTCTCAACGACAGTGGGGTGGTGCATCCCAACAAGGTCGCGTTTATCGGGTCAGGACCAATGCCTCTCACTTCCATTGTAATGGCTACCCATCACATGAAGTCGACTCATTTCGATAACTTCGATATCGATGACAAGGCCAATGAGGTGGCTCTCCGGATTGTTGCGTCCGACGCTGAGCTGGAGAAGAGGATGAAGTTTGAGACTCGTGATATCATGAAAGTTCGGGAGAGGCTTGCCGAGTACGATTGCATATTTTTGGCAGCTCTGGTGGGAATGAACAAGGAAGACAAGGTGAAGATTCTGGGGCATATCAGGAAGTATATGAAGGAAGGAAGCTTTTTGCTCGTGAGGAGTGCGAAAGGGGCTAGGGCATTCTTGTACCCTGTTATTGAGGAGCATGATTTGCCGGGCTTCGAGCTTCTGACGATCTTCCATCCCAAAAATGAGGTCATAAACTCTGTTGTTCTTGTGCGCAAGCCTAAATTTTAA